TGTAGGTGACATTAAACATAGTAGTTCCATAAAGCGGATACTGCATAACACAAGAAAGATACAAGACCTTTGCTGTTAATTCTGAACGACCAGCGCCATATTGTCTATGGGCTTGGGCTATAATCGGCACCCAGACATCATCACCGCGAGCTCTGCTGATTCGATAAGGTAGAAAACTGTCCACCTCACTATAATAATCCAGACGGTCGTTGTCTTTCGGATCACCTAACATTACTTGAGCTTGCAATCCAGCCAACTGGAGAGCGACTTTTTCTGAAACTGGAAAGTCGTCACACTTTACGACGTTGTAAACTGCCTGAGAATATAGCATATTGACTTCAACAGGATCTTGAGAAAGTTCCCTGGTGCTTCGGAAAAGCCTGCGTTTGAAAACAAATCTGTTGTCTCCACTACCCAATGTAGCGTTGTTTCCTCTTCGCAAAGTAGGAAAGGTTGACTGGGCAGTGTTCAATTTACATTGTTTTATTTCCCAAGCAGCTATTACATCATAGAGATAATCATGAGCCCTGACGTGTTCCTCTCCGTCAGGACGACTCTGATAAATTGCCCAGCCTTCCAGAGATCGAAGACCTAGTTTTTCAGCAAGTTTGGCTACTGCATCGGCTGCAGTATCCGTTGGATGAACATCTATGGCTTTTGTTCTTCCATCTAAGAAGAAAAAGCGACAGACGATGGTTCCTAGTCGTCTCATGGCTGCGATTTCCACTGTTGATGGTGGATATTGTCTGCAAGAGACTTTGGTGTTTTTACAGTTGTCGACACACCATTGTACATACTGGCGAAGTTTGCCTTCCAGGGCTAGGTTCTTTCGGAGAAAGGAGACAAAGTATTTGTAGAGTAGCTTGCTGGGCTGAAAAGCAACAATTGCTAAGCAGAGGAGAAGCCAGACTCGTTCGGCCCATTCTTGATTGGGATTGTTGGTAGCTTGACGCATACATTGCACTAGGACTTCATCTCGGAGTTCCTCACGTTCGATTCCGTAGCCGATTATGCTTTGGATTGTCGCAATTTCTTGTTCTAGCTTCATCTCACCTCGGAGATATTTACAGAGGTCCCTAAATACAGAACAGGCAACGTTGACGTTTTCCGGATCATACATGTGGATATGCGAATTGGGAATAGTGTTCCCTTTGTAGTAAGTAACCATCTCATATTTTGGAACAAACTCTATACTCTTGCCCCTAGATTTCCTTGTCAGAGTCGCCATAATCGTACCCTCCGGAGATCTCTCATGATTATTAAAGTAAGTCTCTGCAAACTCCATAATATCATGGTAATTTTCTCCTTCAGGAGGAGGTTCCCTTTTATCCTCCAATTCCTGCAGTTTTCTCTCGACCCTAAACTTTCTTCTCTGTTCCCTTTCTGCTGGTTGTTGCGTTTGCTGTTGTGTCTGAGGTGGTAACTGTTGATGTTGATCATGTCCATTAACTTGTTGCTGAACAGGATGTTGATGATGATTATGATTATGATTATGATTAATATGATGAAGACTCGCGCTCCTATTCTCAACAATTGGAGGTGGACTTGCAGTCTGGGGTTCTTTATTGTGGATAATCTTACTAGTTGGCACTGGTGGTGGAGATCCGTGAAGATCTCCATTCATTAGAGATCCAGAGTTTCCATTGATAGCTACAGGACTCGAAGGTCCATTTTCATCCCTGGGTAAAACAGACTCATAAATCGGCTCGCCATTATCTGAAGTCGAACTTCCATTTTGAACAAGGGAAGGAAGTGGCGGTGGTGGTGGAGGTGGTCCTGTCGGTTCAGGAAGAGTTGGTTGTCCCAATTTATTTCCACTCGAGTAAATTCTCTGATTTCCATCTAAGCTTTCTTCAGAAACCTTCAACTCTgctcttttttctatttcttgctGGATCACTGTCTCCAGTTCTTCGTCCAAATTCTCTACAAGTTCGTCCATTTTTTCACCAATTTCTTCGATTAtctgattattttttgttgattgcACATCTGATAAGAACGAGAAGAGATTATCTAGATCGACAGATTGTAATTCGGAAGCTGCCATCTTGGAATTTAGCTGTTCTGCCATTTGAGATAGTGTTGCTATTTCCTCCTGAGCTttcctgcaaaaataaaaaaaagcgttGACAAGTTTGGTTCAGACCTTGAATTCATAGTAAGGTCTAGAGTGAAACTTACCCAGCTTCCATTCCCACAATGCCATTATATTGtgcactaaaaaataaaaaacaaatatttttttaggatttaatttttttaggattgatGAGAAAAGGTCAtcagtaaaaaaacattttttgatgcaCACCTTTGGTTCTCCTCAGCAGCTTTCTTTTCCTCCATAAGTCTTCTTTCTTCCTCCTGTCGTTCCCTCTTCCTCATTTCCTCATCGACACGTCTCATTTCTCTTAATGCAGCAGCCACTTCTCTTGCAAAAACACCTCTCAAATGAGACTGAATCACGATTGCAGCCCTGCGTTTTCTGATGAACATTATCCTCAATTTCCATCCTTTATAAGCGTGCTGAACTTTGAGAGCCGCATCTCTCACTCGCTTATATTCTGAGAATCAAAGAGAGAAATTATTAAGAGTTGGATCAATGAATGCACAAGGAAGCCTACTAAGAAATCTACTAACAACCAGGAACTGATAAAATTCTACTTACCACGTGAAACTATAAATCCTCGCCAAATCTTCTGGATAATGATTGCATTGCTAGTAATCATTTTATTTCTCGAATCTTCAAGAGGCTCGTGAACAAATCTCCTCAGAAAAACTTTCGTCACACCAATCTGCCACTCAGTTTCTGGTACCTTTTTGTTCCGAATCAGACATCTCACTGCCTCTTTTTCATCCCGAGGTAAAGAAGCTCTACCTTGTTCAAGACAACTATACCTagcaataaaatcattaaaaggcATATGAACAGGGTATCCTTCCTTTCGAATTCTAATAATGTCCAACATTCCGAGGTACTTTAGCTGATCAAGAACAAGCTTCTCATCATAGTGATTAGCCGTCTTTTTCATATTGGGTTTGATGCACCTGGCATACCAAGGTGTTGTAGCTTGTAACACATCTACTAAAGCCTGAAGCTGATGTCTGAAGGAGTCACAAAGAGTTGGTTTTCCCTTGGAAGTTCCTCTGGACATTGTCGTAGCATTTCCAGAAGCTCGAGCCACAGTACATCCTAAAAGGTCCTGATAAGCTGTGATTTCCTGGACAAATTCGTTGGTGCTTCTCgacaaaaagtcaaaaaatacGTCCTGTTGTACGTCCCTATTTTTGTCAACGAATCCTTCCACTGTATAGGTCACTGTTCCTGCATAGTGCCTGAGTCCAAATTCTTTCTCCCATTTACGACGATCATCACCCTTCACGTAACAAGGATGATTGTCAAATTCCGAATGGAGATTAGTCAAGTAGGCTAAATCTGAACCCTTTGGCATGTGGCATTGTTCGGTTAAAAGCTTCAAGACACAACGAGGTGGTTTCTCTATCAACTCCAGGCACAAAGTGTTGTCGGTAAACTTTATATGGGAATACTGAATTTCCTCTTGACgatactgaaattaaaaaattgagataacTGTAAACATCAAAGTCTCTTGAAAGGTTCCAAGTTTGAACGGAGTGGAGGAGATTAAAGATTAATGATACTTACAAGTTCCTGCTCCAAAGCAAAGACATAGTGATTAAAGAACTTGTGAAGCTTTTCATTCGTGTAATTAATGCAGAGTTGCTCAAAGCTGTTAACATGAAAGTTCTCAAAACCAAATATGTCCAAAACTCCTAGAAACCTCGACATATCTTGACCTGGATTCGTGCAATTATTGATATGGTTGATAAGCCAAGCGAATGTTCTTGAATATAAAGCCTTTGCCATCGCATGCCTGTTTTCCTTCGCCTCCTGCACCTTCAATGGAATTTCAGTAATATTGCCTCTGACGTTGATCTGCCTTTCCAGAACTATTCTTGTCAGATCCTCAACTTGAAGACCTAGTAAGGGAGCTACGGTAGCAATAATTTCGTGATCTTCTTGCGTCAGCTCGCATCTTTCACCATCAATATCTTCAAATTTGAGATTTCCGAGCCAGAGAATGGCTGATAAAACTCTGAAAATTCCATCACACATTTCTGTCGGTACTTGGAGGACGCTGAATGCGAGTCTTAAGGCGTCGAATTTTTTTACATCGGAAATACCGTCGATTTTTGTACAACCAGAGTCATTGAGATATTTATAGTGATTGGCAGCTTTCAGTTTATATTGTTCGGCAAATTCTTGGTCTCGGGTCCCTGCCTCTACAAGCTGGTAAAAAACGTGGTAGTTTCTTTCACCTGTACTCTGGAAGGTGATTCGACTTTGTTCCAAAAGATAGTCCTGAATTATGCAACCTTTAATCATCCATTTGCTGTCGAAACAGACCTGCATGAATTTTCCAAAGCGAGAGCTGTTGTCGTTTCGAACTGTCTTTGCGTTTCCTGGATAAAGAGCaatgagaattttattttgagtCTTTTACTTATATTACAAAACAGAATATTTGACTTTAGATTGTAGGATCTTTGAAGACTGAGaatatgaatgattttttatgatataagaATTATAATTACCAAATGCTTCTAAGATGGTGTTTGCTTCTAAAATTTGCTGCTCCACCCAAGTGTCGACATTGCTGGTTACAGAGCAGAGATACTGGAGGATAAATTTGGTTGTTTCAGTCTTTCCAGCTCCACTCTCCCCAGATATTACGCAGGATTGATTACTGTCAGTATCTTGAAGCGAACGGTAGGCTGCTTCAGCGAGTGCAAACACGTGGGGCTCAAGAGTTCCCATCTTTTGACCATGGTACCGATTCACGTAATCCTGTAACAAAGGAAAGATTCATGGGATTTTAGCTATTTTTGTACTTGGTATTATAAAAGTGTTGGCTTGATAACCAgtgttctatatatatatatataattaaaaatttgtcataaggacaaccgcaggatttcgccgagagcgggtgctaatctggaaaattgcacctgcttccagcgaaatcgcggtaaaatttcagccacaaccacgtctcacgaccgtgagataagtggttacagtctgtaaaggaatcaatacgacgattcagcaaaagcctcgtgcaccctaagaacacggagcgacccaaggacaaccgccttctgcatttttcccgcaagtgttctagcatattgttgacacgcagggatgctttttaggccattagcaagtgaaagcttggcacctccaagagcgccaatgataaggacgatcaatttaacagaatattccgggtaaaatcgttgcaactcccttataaggtctcgacacctctctttcttttcattctccttggttatgatgtttttgtcagctg
This DNA window, taken from Belonocnema kinseyi isolate 2016_QV_RU_SX_M_011 chromosome 9, B_treatae_v1, whole genome shotgun sequence, encodes the following:
- the LOC117179766 gene encoding myosin-I heavy chain codes for the protein MVAKHFSQGSSPEFGVPDMTIISDIDETGINRNLHVRYCRDQIYTYTGSILVAVNPYKEVDFYTLDYVNRYHGQKMGTLEPHVFALAEAAYRSLQDTDSNQSCVISGESGAGKTETTKFILQYLCSVTSNVDTWVEQQILEANTILEAFGNAKTVRNDNSSRFGKFMQVCFDSKWMIKGCIIQDYLLEQSRITFQSTGERNYHVFYQLVEAGTRDQEFAEQYKLKAANHYKYLNDSGCTKIDGISDVKKFDALRLAFSVLQVPTEMCDGIFRVLSAILWLGNLKFEDIDGERCELTQEDHEIIATVAPLLGLQVEDLTRIVLERQINVRGNITEIPLKVQEAKENRHAMAKALYSRTFAWLINHINNCTNPGQDMSRFLGVLDIFGFENFHVNSFEQLCINYTNEKLHKFFNHYVFALEQELYRQEEIQYSHIKFTDNTLCLELIEKPPRCVLKLLTEQCHMPKGSDLAYLTNLHSEFDNHPCYVKGDDRRKWEKEFGLRHYAGTVTYTVEGFVDKNRDVQQDVFFDFLSRSTNEFVQEITAYQDLLGCTVARASGNATTMSRGTSKGKPTLCDSFRHQLQALVDVLQATTPWYARCIKPNMKKTANHYDEKLVLDQLKYLGMLDIIRIRKEGYPVHMPFNDFIARYSCLEQGRASLPRDEKEAVRCLIRNKKVPETEWQIGVTKVFLRRFVHEPLEDSRNKMITSNAIIIQKIWRGFIVSREYKRVRDAALKVQHAYKGWKLRIMFIRKRRAAIVIQSHLRGVFAREVAAALREMRRVDEEMRKRERQEEERRLMEEKKAAEENQSAQYNGIVGMEAGKAQEEIATLSQMAEQLNSKMAASELQSVDLDNLFSFLSDVQSTKNNQIIEEIGEKMDELVENLDEELETVIQQEIEKRAELKVSEESLDGNQRIYSSGNKLGQPTLPEPTGPPPPPPPLPSLVQNGSSTSDNGEPIYESVLPRDENGPSSPVAINGNSGSLMNGDLHGSPPPVPTSKIIHNKEPQTASPPPIVENRSASLHHINHNHNHNHHQHPVQQQVNGHDQHQQLPPQTQQQTQQPAEREQRRKFRVERKLQELEDKREPPPEGENYHDIMEFAETYFNNHERSPEGTIMATLTRKSRGKSIEFVPKYEMVTYYKGNTIPNSHIHMYDPENVNVACSVFRDLCKYLRGEMKLEQEIATIQSIIGYGIEREELRDEVLVQCMRQATNNPNQEWAERVWLLLCLAIVAFQPSKLLYKYFVSFLRKNLALEGKLRQYVQWCVDNCKNTKVSCRQYPPSTVEIAAMRRLGTIVCRFFFLDGRTKAIDVHPTDTAADAVAKLAEKLGLRSLEGWAIYQSRPDGEEHVRAHDYLYDVIAAWEIKQCKLNTAQSTFPTLRRGNNATLGSGDNRFVFKRRLFRSTRELSQDPVEVNMLYSQAVYNVVKCDDFPVSEKVALQLAGLQAQVMLGDPKDNDRLDYYSEVDSFLPYRISRARGDDVWVPIIAQAHRQYGAGRSELTAKVLYLSCVMQYPLYGTTMFNVTYRGYWSYGNQLILGINSDGLMLIKPDDKFVLSEYRYHDVESIMLDPSDSFITISLLRHNPDSSHKCFVFETAQKNEIGSLIVSYCPALAGWITENEAPMKKLKGMTNEDRIRLYHNLVNCRRTLIDSEALRKPQDTGGGFLRNTLRRLSKHRIEKLRQEHGSSTDHGETYKGFHYSYWAFSRQIIPQSLSKLPDAEEQISLSVFQLILTYAGLGQNGDTVRRVEDEHVNLIQTVMERCMRKENLLGELYLQLIKQTTDHPDPNSRVNLRHWALLSLACSVILPPQKIIRKYLMAHLKRCASDYVTEEGKYARFAEKCLYKTQGTRRRQWPPSREEIMCTINRRLIYARFHFMDGQYHAVEFHPSATARDVMEIIKAKIGLEETAMGYAIYEVLGSSERALVPEEKLADVMSKWERYRTASATQGQPPRKHAHHLFLFKKHLFLDQYMNLDDPVEKELLYHQVLHDLRADRFPITEKEAMMLTALQSQVELGDSQDVAIGEEYLAIAGHCLPVRIVPNLSIEGVVQHHQSLRGMPSSEAKKSFLNLIQSWPLHKATIFDVMQSFTSNWPRVLWLAVDQDGLHLLEHRSRNALCTYEYGSILSYSPAINCLMIITGSDKKQSKVILSTSQAFQIANLIREYTEVLQSPPDIPKRDSAIVQQINQQHIVAANAPGNRKSRPASMLHRGAPVIHSQAS